In Fluviicola taffensis DSM 16823, the following are encoded in one genomic region:
- a CDS encoding ferritin, giving the protein MNKRIEAALNDQIQKESSSSHYYLAMASWAETKGLNGTAKFMYTHSDEERFHMLKLIKFVNERGGVAIVPAVPEPAREYDSLERVFELLLEHEVGVSESINGVVDICLQEKDYSTHNFMQWYVSEQLEEEALARSILDKLRLIGGDKGGLYLFDRDMETAAANAVKAASTAQKA; this is encoded by the coding sequence ATGAATAAGCGAATTGAAGCGGCATTAAATGATCAAATTCAGAAAGAATCATCTTCCTCTCATTATTACCTAGCAATGGCCTCTTGGGCTGAAACAAAAGGGTTAAATGGTACAGCTAAATTTATGTACACACATTCAGATGAAGAGCGTTTCCACATGTTGAAGCTGATCAAATTTGTCAATGAACGTGGAGGAGTTGCTATTGTTCCTGCGGTTCCTGAACCAGCGAGAGAATACGATTCTTTGGAGCGCGTTTTTGAATTGCTGCTCGAACACGAAGTTGGTGTTTCTGAAAGCATTAATGGCGTCGTGGATATTTGTTTGCAGGAAAAGGATTATTCAACACACAATTTTATGCAATGGTATGTTTCCGAGCAATTGGAAGAGGAGGCTTTGGCTCGCAGTATCTTGGATAAATTGAGGTTGATTGGCGGAGATAAAGGTGGTCTTTATTTGTTTGATCGTGATATGGAAACTGCTGCAGCCAATGCTGTAAAAGCAGCAAGCACAGCTCAAAAGGCATAG
- a CDS encoding adenylate/guanylate cyclase domain-containing protein: protein MLVRLLGIGAVIAFTTTSAISQVSYRFRNFSINDGLSQSSVTTIVQDNVGTLWLGTQDGLNRFDGQQFEVFTSDDTPGLASSYIHCGLKDQFGELWFGTADGVSVYNPKKETFRSILSSDDKNLSIESVSEEANGNIWLGSSTYGLAKYDRKTKKVSFLTATIPSKRIHYIKFVTKKELIVSFEDAGVYIYNIESKIWKQLSISKGHKAWLVSDVEPFSENSYVFSTNQGLWLFDSQTHKLFPFLKFIGKDYGIDEFSDVYVKSTSEFYIATVNNGLISVNNTNEGYRITFSKKDIFQKNGILFNEINELFCDENGTIWVGTLRGLSGFNPKNDSFFGVGPSSNLSLGLPSESVWGFAESKDLSKVYIATDFAVSELNRKTGTFKHYYISKAQDVNDNSIVSIHYLTDEHFLIGANDGLYDLKIKNGTGVYHKVVYKGIDNPLIFQRLYKITPYKESQFFIATKGGVLLYNQKTGEFTPFVNNPKKPKTTIGAGVCRVSYKGLNDTYYFATGVGGINLLTLDSQGKEQIVPYEFNKSILKASRDVISTIYQENETTLWLGSSGSGLLKLNLKTGKVVAYTRKQGLPNNFVYGILPDERGNLWLSTNKGLARFNTNEERCTNYSEVNGLMSNEFNTGAYLLSKTGEMYFGGIEGYNFFNPKNLQEQRDKIYVNFLKFRFDDRWLKPGDSDAPFKESFSSLSDIKLGYDERSFTIRFKPTDIINRELLQFKYELVGLDEGSVFLGSSSEIHFTSLSPGSYVLKIYVRRVDGDWIQATSEMNIEVASPFWWKWWFWVIVLVVLTMLILLFIQSRINLARRDQVRLEIKIVERTKEIRAQNMKIESQKKVIEKEKTKVEEQSRLLQIEKDKTENLLRNMIPESTAEELKTKGRASARAYKTVSVLFTDFVGFTKIAEGMKPTDLVNKLDVYFRKFDEIIVKNNLEKIKTIGDAYMCAGGVPVRNNTNPIDAVLAALQIQEYMTNLKTEGLKTGSEFWELRLGINTGEVTAGVIGSERLAYDIWGATVNQAQRMEMMGEPGRVTISGSTFKLIEPYFECTYRGKVKTKSKGLIEMFTVERIKPELSINGEGLYPNDRFQQIVNLHLYSSINYYKAERHIMRVLEKGLSPMLHYHSIEHTKDVVRAVERYALLEGVTDEGLFLLKSAATYHDAGFVEIYEKNEPVGARMAEEILPKYGYSEQHIAQIKELIFVTQIPHQPKNKLEQIICDADLDYLGRDDFHEIADRLRRELREHGKIDSDRQWDNMQVFFLNMHKYFTPTAIASRQAKKMKNLKEVEERLARDEYKD, encoded by the coding sequence ATGCTCGTTCGATTACTAGGAATTGGAGCGGTTATTGCGTTTACTACTACTAGCGCGATTAGTCAAGTCTCGTATCGTTTTAGAAACTTTTCTATTAACGATGGACTCTCACAGAGTTCTGTGACGACTATTGTACAAGATAATGTGGGGACGCTTTGGCTGGGAACACAAGACGGATTAAATCGGTTTGATGGACAACAGTTTGAAGTCTTCACTTCTGATGATACTCCAGGGCTTGCTAGTTCCTATATTCATTGTGGCTTAAAAGACCAGTTTGGCGAGTTGTGGTTTGGAACTGCTGATGGAGTTTCGGTGTATAACCCCAAAAAAGAAACATTTCGCTCGATTCTTTCTTCAGATGATAAAAACCTCTCCATTGAAAGTGTTTCGGAGGAAGCGAATGGAAATATTTGGTTGGGATCATCCACTTATGGATTGGCAAAGTACGATCGGAAGACAAAAAAAGTCTCTTTTTTAACAGCGACAATCCCTTCAAAAAGAATTCACTATATCAAGTTTGTCACAAAGAAAGAGCTAATTGTTTCTTTCGAGGATGCTGGTGTGTATATCTACAACATTGAATCGAAAATCTGGAAACAATTATCCATTTCAAAAGGTCACAAAGCATGGTTGGTTTCAGATGTAGAACCTTTTTCTGAAAACAGTTACGTTTTTTCTACCAATCAAGGTTTGTGGCTGTTCGATTCTCAAACCCACAAGTTATTTCCGTTTTTAAAATTCATTGGAAAAGATTACGGAATTGATGAGTTTTCGGATGTTTATGTAAAATCGACCAGCGAATTTTATATTGCCACAGTTAATAATGGATTGATTAGTGTCAATAACACCAATGAAGGATACAGAATCACTTTCAGCAAGAAAGACATTTTCCAAAAAAACGGAATTTTATTCAATGAGATAAATGAGTTGTTTTGTGATGAAAATGGAACAATTTGGGTTGGAACGCTGCGCGGTTTAAGTGGATTTAACCCGAAAAATGATTCGTTTTTTGGAGTTGGACCGTCGTCTAATTTGAGCCTCGGACTTCCTTCAGAAAGCGTTTGGGGATTTGCAGAGTCGAAAGATTTATCTAAGGTTTACATTGCCACAGACTTTGCTGTTTCTGAATTGAATCGAAAAACAGGAACGTTTAAGCACTATTATATCTCCAAAGCTCAAGATGTTAACGACAATAGCATTGTGTCTATTCACTATCTCACAGATGAACATTTTTTGATCGGAGCCAATGATGGTTTATATGATTTAAAAATTAAAAATGGAACGGGAGTTTATCACAAAGTTGTTTACAAAGGAATTGACAATCCATTGATTTTTCAAAGATTGTACAAGATAACTCCCTACAAAGAATCTCAATTTTTCATTGCCACAAAGGGCGGTGTTTTGCTGTATAATCAAAAAACAGGCGAATTTACTCCGTTTGTCAATAATCCAAAAAAGCCAAAAACAACCATTGGAGCAGGAGTTTGTAGGGTTTCTTATAAAGGGTTAAACGACACGTATTATTTTGCTACAGGCGTTGGAGGAATTAATTTGCTCACCTTAGATTCTCAAGGAAAAGAACAGATAGTTCCTTATGAATTCAACAAGTCTATTTTAAAAGCAAGTAGAGATGTTATTTCAACAATCTATCAAGAAAATGAAACAACTTTGTGGTTGGGATCCTCAGGATCTGGTTTATTGAAGCTGAATTTAAAAACAGGAAAGGTTGTCGCTTATACCCGAAAGCAAGGGTTGCCCAATAATTTTGTGTACGGAATTTTACCAGATGAACGTGGAAATTTATGGTTGAGTACCAATAAGGGTTTGGCACGATTTAACACAAATGAAGAACGTTGTACGAACTATTCAGAGGTGAATGGATTAATGAGTAACGAATTCAACACGGGTGCTTACCTGCTTTCAAAAACGGGTGAAATGTATTTTGGAGGTATTGAAGGGTATAATTTCTTCAACCCCAAAAACCTACAAGAACAAAGAGATAAAATCTATGTAAACTTCTTAAAGTTTCGATTTGATGACCGTTGGTTGAAACCGGGTGATTCTGATGCGCCTTTTAAAGAATCATTCTCGTCTTTGTCTGATATAAAATTGGGATACGATGAGCGAAGTTTCACGATTCGTTTCAAGCCTACGGATATCATTAATCGCGAGTTACTGCAATTCAAATACGAATTAGTTGGTTTGGATGAAGGTTCTGTATTTTTGGGTTCTTCTAGTGAGATTCACTTCACATCACTGTCTCCAGGTTCTTATGTACTCAAAATTTATGTAAGAAGAGTAGATGGTGATTGGATTCAAGCAACTTCGGAAATGAACATCGAAGTCGCATCTCCTTTTTGGTGGAAATGGTGGTTTTGGGTGATTGTTTTAGTGGTTTTAACCATGCTAATCCTTCTTTTTATTCAATCCCGAATAAACTTGGCGCGCAGAGATCAAGTACGTTTGGAAATAAAGATTGTGGAGAGAACGAAGGAAATTCGGGCGCAAAACATGAAGATTGAATCTCAGAAAAAGGTCATAGAAAAGGAGAAGACGAAAGTAGAAGAACAAAGTCGTTTGCTTCAAATAGAGAAAGATAAAACGGAGAATTTGTTGAGAAACATGATTCCTGAATCTACTGCCGAAGAATTGAAAACGAAAGGTCGTGCTTCAGCGCGAGCTTATAAAACAGTTTCTGTATTGTTTACCGATTTTGTGGGTTTCACAAAAATTGCTGAAGGAATGAAACCAACCGATTTGGTGAATAAATTGGATGTTTATTTTAGAAAGTTTGATGAAATCATTGTAAAAAACAACTTAGAGAAAATCAAAACAATTGGCGATGCATACATGTGTGCAGGTGGTGTTCCAGTTCGAAACAATACCAATCCAATTGATGCTGTTTTAGCGGCTCTTCAAATTCAGGAATACATGACGAATTTGAAGACTGAAGGATTGAAAACAGGTTCTGAGTTTTGGGAACTGAGATTGGGAATCAACACGGGTGAAGTAACAGCAGGAGTAATTGGTTCTGAACGCTTGGCATATGATATTTGGGGAGCAACTGTAAATCAGGCTCAACGAATGGAAATGATGGGAGAACCAGGAAGAGTAACCATTTCAGGTTCCACATTCAAACTCATTGAGCCTTATTTTGAATGTACTTACCGAGGAAAGGTAAAGACAAAAAGCAAAGGCTTGATCGAAATGTTTACTGTAGAGCGGATCAAACCAGAACTGTCTATCAATGGAGAAGGGTTATATCCCAATGATCGTTTCCAACAAATCGTAAACCTCCATTTATACAGTAGTATTAATTACTACAAAGCAGAGCGTCACATTATGAGAGTGCTGGAGAAAGGCTTGTCGCCAATGCTACATTATCATAGTATTGAGCACACCAAAGATGTAGTTCGTGCTGTAGAACGTTATGCGCTCTTGGAAGGGGTTACCGATGAGGGCTTGTTCCTATTGAAATCTGCGGCAACCTATCACGATGCTGGATTTGTTGAAATCTATGAAAAGAATGAGCCGGTAGGGGCAAGAATGGCTGAAGAAATTTTGCCGAAATACGGGTATTCAGAGCAACACATTGCTCAAATTAAAGAGCTTATTTTCGTTACCCAAATTCCGCATCAACCGAAAAACAAATTGGAGCAAATTATTTGTGATGCCGATTTGGATTATTTAGGAAGAGACGATTTCCACGAGATTGCAGATCGTCTGAGAAGAGAATTGCGAGAACATGGTAAAATAGATAGTGACCGACAATGGGATAATATGCAGGTGTTTTTCTTGAATATGCACAAGTACTTTACGCCGACTGCCATTGCTAGTCGTCAGGCCAAGAAGATGAAAAACCTGAAAGAGGTTGAAGAGCGCTTAGCCCGTGATGAGTATAAAGATTAA
- a CDS encoding universal stress protein: MEKKTIIVPHDFTAVAENALNHAINTAKTTGAEILLLHVVAKEKLIGEAEEKLNAVVEQHKEHIKITPFIRVGNIFDDIGDFASENHAELIFMGTHGQTGWQHLTGSYALKVITHSTVPFIVVQEKGIKENGYDDIVVPLDLNKETKQKLAYVANIATYFKSRVHVITPDETDEFLRHQVKANIQFAVKFFHERGIDVTTKVVPTGGFDKEVVKHAVSLDADLIAIMNLNRNNMLGAITANHEQYILTNDAQIPTLIVNPVVGKYGGSVLFS; the protein is encoded by the coding sequence ATGGAAAAAAAGACCATTATTGTTCCCCATGATTTTACGGCTGTTGCTGAAAATGCTCTGAATCATGCAATTAATACTGCCAAGACTACAGGTGCAGAAATTTTATTGCTTCACGTAGTTGCAAAAGAAAAATTGATTGGTGAAGCTGAGGAAAAACTAAACGCAGTCGTTGAACAACATAAAGAACATATAAAAATTACACCGTTCATTCGAGTAGGAAATATTTTTGATGATATTGGTGATTTTGCTTCTGAGAATCATGCAGAATTGATTTTTATGGGTACTCATGGTCAAACAGGATGGCAACATCTTACCGGAAGCTATGCTTTAAAAGTGATTACACATTCTACTGTTCCATTTATTGTAGTTCAAGAAAAAGGAATTAAAGAAAATGGGTATGATGATATTGTAGTTCCATTAGATTTAAACAAAGAGACTAAGCAAAAGTTGGCTTATGTGGCAAATATCGCTACTTACTTTAAGTCTCGTGTTCATGTTATTACACCGGATGAAACAGACGAGTTTTTACGTCATCAAGTAAAAGCAAATATTCAATTTGCGGTGAAATTTTTCCACGAAAGAGGAATTGATGTAACAACCAAAGTGGTTCCAACAGGTGGTTTCGACAAAGAAGTGGTAAAACATGCGGTTTCATTAGACGCCGATTTAATTGCTATCATGAACTTAAATCGCAATAACATGCTTGGAGCTATCACAGCAAATCACGAACAATATATTCTTACCAATGATGCTCAAATCCCTACGTTGATTGTAAATCCAGTAGTTGGAAAATACGGTGGAAGCGTCTTGTTCAGTTAA